One stretch of Halobacillus litoralis DNA includes these proteins:
- a CDS encoding LysR family transcriptional regulator, which translates to MDVSYLYTFKEVAKWGSYTRTGEELGYAQSSVTTQVKKLEDYYGVRLFERAGQTMRLTQSGEQLLYYVDLPGRRLNGRSGKQAFGSCSNARDGEDWSC; encoded by the coding sequence ATGGATGTTTCTTATCTTTATACATTTAAAGAAGTAGCCAAATGGGGGAGCTATACCCGTACGGGGGAAGAACTCGGTTATGCTCAGTCTAGTGTGACGACACAAGTGAAAAAGCTTGAAGATTACTATGGGGTGAGACTTTTTGAGCGCGCTGGACAAACGATGCGTTTAACCCAGTCTGGTGAACAACTCTTATATTATGTCGACCTACCAGGTCGTCGACTTAATGGAAGAAGCGGAAAGCAAGCTTTCGGATCGTGTTCAAATGCGAGGGACGGTGAGGATTGGAGCTGTTGA
- a CDS encoding LysR family transcriptional regulator substrate-binding protein, which yields MEEAESKLSDRVQMRGTVRIGAVESLAAYFISKSLKAFKEQNPDLRIQLESGLCPNLKDGVLESHYDLAVVLDEEVKHPHLKALLLRKERMVMVAAKEHPLVGEKGIDLRCIEDETLILTEKDCSYRNMLERLLKKRAVEPRSVISFTSLEAIKQCVIDELGIAMLPEMTVARELENGSLCALDFDHGELALYIQIIHHHKKWLSPSLEKFIELLYEKK from the coding sequence ATGGAAGAAGCGGAAAGCAAGCTTTCGGATCGTGTTCAAATGCGAGGGACGGTGAGGATTGGAGCTGTTGAATCGTTGGCAGCTTATTTTATATCCAAGTCTTTGAAAGCTTTTAAAGAGCAAAACCCCGACTTGCGAATTCAGTTAGAATCAGGACTCTGTCCAAATCTAAAAGATGGTGTGTTAGAAAGTCATTATGATCTCGCTGTGGTACTTGATGAAGAAGTGAAACATCCTCATTTGAAAGCTTTACTTCTTCGAAAGGAAAGAATGGTGATGGTTGCTGCTAAGGAGCACCCGCTTGTTGGTGAGAAGGGAATAGACTTGCGGTGTATAGAGGACGAGACACTCATTCTGACAGAAAAAGATTGCTCCTATAGAAATATGCTGGAGCGGCTTTTAAAGAAACGTGCCGTAGAACCCCGCTCTGTGATTTCCTTTACAAGTCTTGAAGCAATCAAACAATGTGTGATTGACGAACTGGGGATCGCAATGCTCCCGGAAATGACAGTCGCCAGGGAACTTGAGAATGGAAGTCTTTGTGCTTTGGATTTTGACCATGGAGAATTGGCTTTATACATTCAAATCATTCATCATCATAAGAAATGGTTATCTCCTTCGTTGGAGAAGTTCATCGAATTGCTTTATGAGAAAAAATGA
- a CDS encoding YhfH family protein — translation MKKQQNVPCPQCGSKIEGHTYNYMMECDRCLSKKDE, via the coding sequence ATGAAAAAACAACAGAATGTCCCTTGTCCGCAGTGTGGTTCTAAAATTGAAGGTCATACTTACAATTACATGATGGAATGTGATCGTTGCCTTTCCAAAAAAGATGAATAA
- the aceA gene encoding isocitrate lyase codes for MNERIEKLRHQWQDESRWSGVQRPYEAEEVIRLRGSMDIQHTLAEKGAEKLWKLMNEEDYVHALGALTGNQAMQQVKAGLKAIYLSGWQVAADANLSGHMYPDQSLYPANSVPQVVKRINQALQRADQIHHMEGKDDIDWFAPIVADAEAGFGGQLNVFELMKGMVEAGAAAVHFEDQLSSEKKCGHLGGKVLLPTQTAVRNLISARFAADVMGTPTIIIARTDANAADLITSDVDPYDAPFITGERTAEGFFKTRSGLDQAIARGLAYAPYADLVWCETSEPNLDEARRFAEAIHEQYPGKLLAYNCSPSFNWKKKLDDETIANFQRELGKMGYKFQFVTLAGFHALNHGMFELARQYKDRGMEAYSELQQAEFASEIHGYSATRHQREVGTGYFDEVAQVISGGTSSTTALKGSTETEQFNTETVSPSS; via the coding sequence ATGAATGAGCGTATAGAAAAGTTGCGTCACCAGTGGCAGGATGAGAGTCGATGGAGCGGGGTGCAAAGACCATATGAAGCCGAAGAGGTCATTCGGTTAAGAGGGTCCATGGATATTCAACATACCTTAGCGGAAAAAGGTGCCGAAAAGCTCTGGAAGTTAATGAACGAGGAAGATTATGTCCACGCTTTGGGTGCTTTGACAGGAAACCAAGCGATGCAGCAGGTGAAAGCAGGGCTTAAGGCCATTTATTTGAGTGGGTGGCAAGTGGCAGCTGATGCCAACCTTTCAGGGCACATGTATCCTGATCAAAGCTTGTACCCGGCTAATAGTGTACCGCAAGTGGTGAAAAGGATAAATCAAGCTTTGCAAAGAGCGGACCAAATTCACCACATGGAAGGCAAAGACGATATAGATTGGTTTGCACCTATTGTCGCAGACGCCGAAGCTGGTTTTGGTGGGCAGTTGAATGTGTTTGAGTTAATGAAAGGAATGGTTGAAGCGGGGGCGGCAGCCGTTCACTTTGAAGATCAGCTTTCTTCGGAGAAAAAATGTGGTCACCTCGGAGGAAAAGTCCTTTTGCCGACACAAACGGCGGTTCGAAATTTGATTTCCGCAAGGTTTGCTGCGGATGTTATGGGAACACCGACGATCATCATTGCAAGAACCGATGCGAATGCAGCGGATCTGATTACGAGCGACGTGGATCCATATGATGCGCCATTCATTACTGGTGAGAGAACGGCTGAAGGTTTCTTTAAAACTAGGTCTGGGTTGGATCAGGCTATTGCACGTGGTTTGGCTTATGCGCCATATGCTGATCTTGTTTGGTGTGAAACGTCGGAGCCTAACCTGGATGAGGCCCGTCGTTTTGCTGAAGCCATTCACGAACAATACCCCGGAAAGCTATTGGCTTATAACTGCTCTCCATCTTTCAACTGGAAGAAGAAACTGGATGATGAAACGATTGCAAACTTCCAGCGGGAGTTAGGGAAAATGGGATACAAGTTCCAATTTGTCACATTGGCAGGATTCCATGCCTTGAATCACGGCATGTTCGAACTTGCTCGTCAATATAAAGATCGTGGTATGGAAGCCTATTCAGAACTTCAGCAAGCAGAGTTTGCGAGCGAAATTCACGGATACTCAGCGACACGACATCAGCGTGAAGTTGGAACAGGATATTTTGATGAAGTCGCTCAAGTGATCTCAGGTGGAACCTCTTCTACAACAGCATTGAAAGGGTCAACAGAAACGGAACAATTCAACACTGAAACCGTTAGCCCTTCTTCCTAA